In the genome of Saprospira sp. CCB-QB6, one region contains:
- the serS gene encoding serine--tRNA ligase — translation MLAVQFIRENREKVLRSLKIRNFEPLDILDDILAADDERRSLQQDLDAQRAELKSISSQIGQLMRKGEKAAAEEAKSQTAGIKSRIQELEQLSRTNAEQLEELLLQVPNCAHETVPPGKSDEDNVVEREWTKDLPQLPADAKPHWELAQEYGLIDFETGAKITGAGFPLYTGMGAKLQRALINFFLDEADKAGYKEFLPPHLVNEASARGTGQLPDKDGQMYHATVDDLYLIPTAEVPLTNIYRDVILAEDDFPICLTGYTPCFRREAGSYGAHVRGLNRLHQFDKVEIVRLEHPERSYQALEEMCAHVEGLLAKLELPFRTLRLCGGDLGFAAALTIDFETYSAAQDRWLEVSSVSNFEEFQANRLKLRYRPNEGKGTIQAHTLNGSALALPRILATILENNQCEEGIRIPKALQGYLGGRTMITK, via the coding sequence ATGTTAGCCGTACAGTTTATTCGCGAAAACCGCGAAAAAGTGCTCAGAAGCCTGAAAATCAGAAATTTTGAGCCCCTCGACATCCTAGATGATATTTTGGCCGCCGATGACGAACGCCGCAGCCTCCAACAAGATTTAGACGCTCAAAGAGCCGAACTAAAATCCATCTCTAGCCAAATTGGCCAGCTGATGCGCAAAGGAGAAAAAGCCGCCGCAGAAGAGGCCAAGTCCCAAACGGCTGGCATCAAAAGCCGCATCCAAGAATTGGAGCAACTTAGCCGCACAAATGCGGAACAATTAGAAGAATTGCTCTTGCAAGTCCCCAACTGCGCCCATGAAACAGTGCCGCCCGGCAAGTCTGATGAGGATAATGTGGTGGAAAGAGAATGGACGAAAGACCTTCCCCAACTGCCAGCTGATGCCAAACCCCACTGGGAACTCGCTCAAGAATATGGCCTGATCGATTTCGAAACTGGAGCCAAAATTACTGGCGCTGGCTTCCCCCTATACACCGGCATGGGCGCCAAACTCCAAAGAGCACTAATTAACTTTTTCCTCGATGAGGCCGATAAAGCTGGCTATAAGGAGTTTCTTCCCCCGCATCTGGTCAATGAAGCTAGCGCCCGTGGCACTGGCCAATTGCCCGATAAGGATGGCCAAATGTACCATGCTACCGTAGATGATCTTTACCTGATCCCTACCGCAGAGGTGCCCCTAACCAATATTTATCGCGATGTGATTTTGGCCGAGGATGATTTCCCTATCTGCCTAACGGGCTATACGCCCTGCTTCCGCCGAGAAGCCGGCTCTTATGGCGCTCACGTACGTGGCCTCAACCGCCTACATCAATTCGATAAGGTGGAAATCGTTCGCCTAGAACATCCCGAACGCTCTTACCAAGCCCTAGAGGAAATGTGCGCTCATGTAGAAGGCTTGCTCGCTAAATTGGAGCTGCCTTTCCGCACCCTCCGCCTCTGTGGTGGCGATCTCGGCTTTGCCGCCGCCCTCACAATCGATTTTGAAACCTATTCTGCAGCTCAAGATCGCTGGCTAGAGGTGAGCTCGGTCTCTAATTTTGAGGAGTTCCAAGCCAACCGCCTAAAACTTCGCTACCGCCCCAATGAAGGCAAAGGAACGATCCAAGCCCATACACTTAACGGCTCTGCCTTGGCCCTGCCCCGCATTCTGGCTACAATCCTAGAAAATAACCAATGCGAAGAGGGGATCCGCATTCCCAAGGCCTTGCAAGGCTATCTGGGTGGCCGTACAATGATTACTAAGTAG